A single genomic interval of Coleofasciculus sp. FACHB-1120 harbors:
- a CDS encoding CsbD family protein gives MSVEDRAKAVAKNVEGKVQEGLGHVTGSQKDQAEGQMKQDEAAAMHLKEDLKDKAKEIVDRA, from the coding sequence ATGAGCGTAGAAGATAGAGCCAAAGCAGTTGCTAAAAACGTCGAAGGCAAGGTGCAGGAGGGTCTTGGTCATGTGACCGGCAGCCAAAAAGACCAAGCAGAAGGTCAGATGAAGCAGGATGAAGCTGCTGCCATGCATCTAAAAGAAGACCTCAAAGATAAAGCAAAAGAAATTGTAGATCGTGCTTAG
- a CDS encoding cyanophycinase has product MEAQENVPANKPSGQLVIIGGAEDKEGDCTILREFVRRAGGTKARIVVMTVATELPREVGENYIRVFERLGAEDVRIVDTVEREDATSATYLEAIEKATGVFFTGGDQARITSILKGTEIDKIIHRRYAEGIVVGGTSAGAAMMPDVMIVEGDSETNPRVEVVEMGPGMGFLPGVVIDQHFLQRGRLGRLISALAQQPAVLGFGIDENTAIAVSDNKLEVIGEGAVTVVDESEITHSNIGEILKDEPLAVCGAKLHILPHGYKFDLKTRKPILD; this is encoded by the coding sequence ATGGAAGCTCAAGAAAACGTACCAGCGAATAAACCTAGCGGGCAGTTGGTGATTATTGGGGGTGCAGAAGACAAGGAGGGAGACTGCACAATCCTTCGGGAGTTTGTTCGCCGCGCCGGGGGTACTAAAGCTCGAATCGTCGTCATGACCGTGGCGACAGAGCTGCCGAGAGAAGTGGGTGAGAACTATATCAGAGTATTTGAGCGGCTAGGAGCCGAGGACGTTCGCATCGTTGACACCGTTGAGCGGGAAGATGCAACTTCAGCCACTTATTTGGAAGCCATTGAGAAAGCCACGGGTGTATTTTTTACCGGCGGAGATCAGGCTCGGATCACCAGCATCCTCAAAGGTACCGAGATCGATAAGATAATTCACCGGCGGTACGCTGAAGGAATCGTGGTGGGAGGCACCAGCGCAGGAGCTGCCATGATGCCAGATGTCATGATCGTTGAAGGCGACTCTGAGACAAACCCACGGGTTGAAGTGGTAGAGATGGGTCCCGGTATGGGCTTCTTGCCAGGAGTGGTGATCGATCAGCATTTCTTACAGCGTGGGCGTTTGGGACGGTTAATTTCTGCCTTGGCACAGCAGCCTGCTGTCTTGGGATTCGGCATTGACGAGAATACAGCGATCGCAGTCAGCGATAACAAGTTAGAAGTAATCGGGGAAGGCGCTGTCACCGTTGTCGATGAATCAGAGATTACCCATAGCAACATCGGTGAAATTTTGAAGGATGAGCCATTGGCAGTTTGCGGAGCCAAGCTTCATATCCTTCCACACGGGTACAAATTTGACCTAAAAACTCGCAAGCCAATTCTTGATTAA
- a CDS encoding adenylate/guanylate cyclase domain-containing protein produces MTKPLPRILLVDDEPNNLLLLEELLHSQGYETLIASSGIEALEVVKDFQPDLILLDVMMPDMGGFEVCRRLREDAELRTVPVIFLTALDDEESHMRGLEMLGDDYITKPIKTTFLLKKIANTLRLIEMRSQESAQRTQEEIKEKTKRQLSAAWQINEYLSEKFRLFVPDQFLSRIAPKGVESIQLGNAREEELTVLFCDIREFTAIAEAQTASDTFEWLNAFFTQMNQAIATNHGFIDKFLGDALMAVFDRTGNHAQDALSAAVMMVESLNQFNRDRQQYNLEQPVNVGIGIHTGVAMIGTVGSDRRMDSTVIGDVVNTAARLEELTKLYGCRILASDAAIAQMRQPELFSCRLIDRVTPRGKQQAVDLYEVLSTQTHLIHQAKLLY; encoded by the coding sequence ATGACAAAGCCCTTGCCGCGCATTTTGTTAGTTGATGATGAACCCAATAATTTATTGTTGCTAGAAGAGTTGTTGCATTCACAAGGATATGAAACTCTAATAGCATCATCAGGTATTGAAGCACTGGAAGTTGTCAAAGATTTTCAGCCAGATTTAATTTTGCTAGATGTGATGATGCCGGATATGGGAGGCTTTGAAGTTTGTCGCCGATTGCGGGAGGATGCAGAGCTACGAACGGTGCCGGTGATTTTTTTAACAGCGTTGGATGATGAAGAGTCCCACATGCGGGGACTGGAAATGTTAGGGGATGACTACATTACCAAACCGATTAAAACTACTTTTCTTTTGAAGAAAATTGCGAATACTCTGCGTTTGATCGAGATGCGATCGCAAGAGTCCGCGCAACGAACCCAAGAAGAAATCAAAGAAAAAACAAAGCGTCAGTTATCAGCGGCATGGCAAATCAATGAATACCTCTCAGAAAAGTTTCGGCTATTTGTGCCGGATCAATTCTTGAGCCGCATCGCACCCAAAGGAGTAGAGTCAATTCAACTGGGGAACGCTAGGGAAGAAGAATTGACGGTTTTGTTTTGTGATATTCGGGAATTTACAGCGATCGCAGAGGCTCAAACAGCAAGTGATACCTTTGAGTGGCTGAATGCTTTCTTTACCCAAATGAATCAAGCGATCGCAACCAATCATGGATTTATTGATAAATTCCTGGGAGATGCGCTGATGGCGGTGTTTGACCGCACGGGAAACCACGCACAGGATGCCTTGAGTGCGGCGGTGATGATGGTAGAAAGCTTAAATCAGTTTAATCGCGATCGCCAGCAATACAACCTGGAGCAGCCGGTAAACGTTGGTATCGGCATTCATACAGGCGTTGCCATGATTGGTACAGTTGGTTCAGACCGGCGCATGGACTCTACTGTAATCGGCGATGTCGTAAATACTGCCGCCCGTCTAGAAGAGTTGACAAAGCTTTACGGCTGTCGCATCCTTGCCAGCGATGCCGCGATCGCCCAGATGAGACAACCAGAGTTATTTAGCTGTCGGTTGATTGACCGGGTGACACCTCGCGGTAAGCAGCAAGCAGTTGACCTCTACGAAGTCTTGAGTACGCAAACTCATTTGATCCATCAAGCAAAGCTACTCTATTAA